In Bacteroidota bacterium, one genomic interval encodes:
- the gcvT gene encoding glycine cleavage system aminomethyltransferase GcvT yields the protein MKDTAFRSVHEAMGAKMVPFAGFYMPVLFEGVNAEHETVRKALGVFDVSHMGEFWVKGPKALDFVQWVTSNDASKLVDGKVQYSCFPNGKGGIVDDLLVYRINAETYLLVVNAANIDKDWAWVSSQNKMGADLYNASGEISQLAIQGPLALKAMQKLTDTTVTDMEYYTFKKLTFAGVKDVIFSTTGYTGAGGCEIYFAHADALKIMDAVMEAGKEFGIKPIGLGARDTLRLEMGYCLYGNDINDTTSPIEAGLGWITKFTDEKDFIDKALLLKQKNEGVSKRLVGFTMIDKGIPRQHYEITDATGSIIGEVTSGTMSPMLKEGIGMGYVPAALAKPDSEIYVKIREKLLKAKVVKFPFYKS from the coding sequence ATGAAAGATACTGCTTTTAGAAGTGTACATGAAGCCATGGGCGCTAAAATGGTTCCGTTTGCCGGGTTTTACATGCCCGTGCTGTTTGAAGGTGTAAATGCCGAACACGAAACAGTGCGCAAAGCGCTGGGTGTATTTGACGTATCGCATATGGGTGAATTTTGGGTGAAAGGCCCGAAAGCACTTGATTTTGTACAGTGGGTAACATCCAATGATGCATCAAAGCTGGTAGATGGTAAAGTTCAGTATTCATGTTTCCCGAATGGTAAAGGCGGCATTGTTGACGACCTGTTGGTATATCGCATTAACGCCGAAACCTATCTTTTAGTTGTAAATGCCGCAAACATTGACAAAGACTGGGCATGGGTCAGCAGCCAGAATAAAATGGGCGCCGATCTTTATAACGCATCGGGCGAGATTTCGCAGCTTGCTATACAGGGTCCGCTCGCATTAAAGGCCATGCAAAAACTCACCGATACGACTGTGACGGATATGGAGTATTACACCTTCAAAAAACTCACGTTTGCCGGCGTCAAGGATGTTATTTTCTCGACAACGGGCTATACAGGCGCAGGGGGATGCGAGATATATTTTGCCCATGCCGACGCGCTCAAAATTATGGATGCTGTGATGGAAGCCGGTAAAGAATTCGGCATTAAACCTATTGGGCTTGGGGCACGCGATACACTAAGGCTTGAAATGGGTTACTGCTTGTATGGAAACGATATCAACGATACGACGTCTCCTATTGAAGCAGGTCTTGGTTGGATTACTAAATTTACGGATGAAAAAGACTTCATTGATAAAGCTTTATTGCTGAAACAGAAGAACGAAGGCGTTTCAAAGCGTCTGGTGGGATTTACCATGATAGATAAAGGCATTCCCCGACAGCATTATGAAATTACGGATGCCACCGGCAGCATTATTGGTGAAGTAACTTCCGGAACCATGTCGCCTATGTTGAAAGAAGGCATTGGTATGGGATATGTTCCTGCAGCGTTGGCGAAACCCGATTCTGAAATCTATGTCAAAATCAGGGAAAAACTTCTTAAGGCAAAGGTTGTGAAATTCCCTTTTTATAAAAGCTAA
- a CDS encoding nucleoside-diphosphate sugar epimerase/dehydratase: MPRPFAKFNIPRWAIFTIDLVITALSIILAYLLRFNFDIPPKDSHALPYVLIFVVVVRGLSYIIAKTYAGIIRYTSTRDAVRIGIVVAAGSALFVLTDVILFHFVISINFIPYSIVIIDFITTILLLTAFRIVVKIMYLELNTSSKTRTNVIIYGAGEAGAFAKRALDRDAGTKYKVLAFFDDNPRKTGKKIEDVEIYSTTELDKFLATNAVEHLIISIQNLKPGKKQEIIEICLGHNTKVLNVPPVSRWINGELSFKQIKKVKIEDLLERDEIKLDEALIGRELLGKKVLVTGAAGSIGSELVRQLVRFHPEKLILIDQAESPLYHLELELTEILKSANFEIIICDITHKVRMDKIFDVFRPDIVYHAAAYKHVPMMESNPVEAVVTNVFGTRVIADLAVKYHTEKFVMVSTDKAVNPTSVMGASKRIAEIYTQSLNKLNGTRFITTRFGNVLGSNGSVIPLFREQIEKGGPVTITHAEVTRYFMTIPEACRLVLQAGSLGKGGEIFIFDMGKSVKIIDLAKKMIKLSRLTLGKDIQIIYTGLRPGEKLYEELLNDQENTLPTHHPQIMIAQVKEYDLDTISQELDVLEDSLKQHENFEIVKKMKAIIPEYKSQNSIYEKLDIFDGQEQ, encoded by the coding sequence ATGCCACGGCCTTTTGCCAAATTTAATATTCCTCGTTGGGCAATCTTTACGATTGACCTTGTAATAACAGCATTATCGATTATTTTAGCCTATTTATTACGGTTTAACTTTGATATTCCGCCCAAAGACAGCCACGCACTGCCGTATGTTTTAATATTTGTAGTCGTGGTAAGAGGGCTTAGCTATATCATTGCTAAAACCTATGCCGGTATTATTCGTTATACCAGCACCAGGGATGCCGTCCGCATTGGAATCGTTGTTGCTGCCGGAAGTGCGCTTTTTGTTCTTACGGATGTTATTTTATTTCATTTTGTTATAAGTATCAACTTCATCCCGTATTCAATTGTTATCATCGACTTCATTACAACAATTCTGCTGTTAACAGCATTCAGGATTGTAGTAAAAATTATGTATCTCGAGCTGAATACTTCTTCTAAAACCCGCACCAACGTTATAATTTACGGTGCAGGTGAAGCCGGCGCTTTTGCAAAACGCGCACTTGATCGCGATGCGGGAACAAAATACAAAGTGCTGGCCTTCTTTGACGATAATCCGCGTAAAACAGGCAAAAAAATTGAGGATGTTGAAATATACAGTACAACAGAACTCGATAAATTTCTTGCAACAAATGCCGTCGAGCATTTAATTATTTCTATCCAGAACCTCAAGCCGGGCAAGAAACAAGAAATCATTGAGATTTGCCTCGGTCACAATACAAAAGTTCTGAACGTGCCACCCGTTAGCCGCTGGATTAATGGCGAACTGAGTTTTAAACAGATTAAAAAAGTTAAAATTGAAGATCTGCTTGAACGCGACGAAATAAAACTTGACGAAGCACTCATCGGACGTGAATTACTCGGAAAAAAAGTTCTGGTTACGGGTGCTGCCGGCTCGATTGGCAGTGAGCTGGTGAGGCAGCTTGTGCGTTTTCATCCGGAAAAGCTTATTCTTATTGATCAGGCTGAATCACCGTTATATCATCTGGAGCTTGAACTTACAGAGATATTAAAAAGCGCCAATTTTGAAATAATTATTTGTGATATCACCCATAAAGTACGGATGGATAAAATTTTTGATGTATTCCGTCCTGATATTGTTTATCATGCTGCGGCATATAAGCATGTACCCATGATGGAAAGCAATCCGGTGGAAGCCGTGGTGACCAACGTATTTGGAACGCGTGTAATTGCCGATCTGGCTGTGAAATATCACACCGAAAAATTTGTAATGGTTTCAACAGATAAGGCCGTGAACCCAACCAGTGTGATGGGTGCATCCAAACGAATTGCAGAAATCTATACGCAGTCACTGAATAAGCTGAACGGAACCCGGTTTATTACTACACGCTTCGGAAATGTCCTTGGCTCTAATGGATCCGTGATTCCACTGTTTCGTGAGCAAATTGAGAAAGGGGGTCCGGTTACTATAACCCATGCCGAAGTAACCCGTTATTTTATGACCATTCCGGAAGCCTGCCGTTTGGTACTGCAGGCCGGTTCCCTTGGCAAAGGAGGTGAAATTTTTATTTTTGATATGGGCAAATCGGTCAAAATTATTGACCTTGCAAAAAAGATGATAAAACTTTCGCGACTTACTCTCGGCAAAGACATACAGATTATTTATACTGGTTTACGTCCGGGCGAAAAATTATACGAGGAACTGCTCAACGATCAGGAAAATACATTGCCAACACACCATCCGCAAATTATGATTGCTCAGGTTAAAGAATATGACCTTGATACGATTTCTCAAGAATTAGACGTTCTGGAAGACTCATTGAAACAACATGAAAATTTTGAGATAGTCAAAAAAATGAAAGCAATTATACCCGAATATAAAAGCCAGAATTCGATCTACGAAAAACTTGATATTTTCGACGGACAGGAACAATAG
- a CDS encoding DUF2752 domain-containing protein, with product MSFISQLINWLEHHQRPCLYKKYLGIECPGCGLQTSFIELLKGNLSQSFRAYPALLPLIVLCIYGLIYVIFKFKKGDIILIIIAIFTGALMIGSYLTRLVFH from the coding sequence ATGTCTTTCATTTCTCAATTGATTAACTGGCTCGAACATCACCAGCGTCCCTGTTTGTATAAAAAATATTTGGGCATTGAATGCCCGGGTTGTGGATTACAAACATCGTTTATTGAACTATTAAAAGGAAATCTGTCGCAGAGCTTTCGCGCTTATCCCGCATTGCTTCCATTAATCGTATTGTGCATTTATGGGTTGATATATGTTATTTTTAAATTCAAAAAAGGAGACATTATCTTGATAATAATTGCTATTTTTACAGGTGCTCTTATGATAGGCAGTTATCTTACCAGGCTGGTCTTTCATTAA